A genome region from Geminicoccus roseus DSM 18922 includes the following:
- a CDS encoding carbon-phosphorus lyase complex subunit PhnI encodes MYVAVKGGERAIRHAHRWLDEERRGDPEVPEIDPVQLREQLSLGCGRVMNEGSLYDPDLAALALKQARGDMVEAAFLLRAFRTTLPRLANSVPVETAAMRVVRRVSATFKDIPGGQILGPTFDYTHRLLDEDLAGTGSRPEAAAEAGEPVEPHMPRVLDLLDADGMIEREDPGTGDEPADLTREPLLFPVGRDAWLQNLARGDEGFVFALGYSTQRGFGRTHPFVGELRVGTVDLVVEPEELGFPIVIGELELTECEMVNQFLGSKTEAPKFTRGYGLSFGHQERKAMGMALVDRALRNAEGGDEVAAPAMDQEFVLYHSDNVQASGFVEHLKLPHYVDFQGEMETIRKMRRAAASGDAAEAAE; translated from the coding sequence ATGTACGTGGCGGTCAAGGGTGGCGAGCGTGCCATCCGCCATGCCCATCGCTGGCTGGACGAGGAGCGGCGGGGTGATCCGGAGGTGCCGGAGATCGACCCCGTCCAGTTGCGCGAGCAGCTGTCGCTCGGGTGCGGCCGGGTCATGAACGAGGGGTCGCTCTACGATCCTGACCTGGCGGCGCTGGCGCTCAAGCAGGCGCGGGGCGACATGGTGGAGGCAGCCTTCCTGCTCCGCGCGTTCCGCACCACCCTGCCGCGCCTGGCCAACTCGGTGCCGGTCGAGACGGCGGCGATGCGGGTGGTGCGCCGGGTCTCCGCGACCTTCAAGGACATTCCCGGCGGGCAGATCCTGGGGCCGACCTTCGACTACACCCACCGCCTGCTCGACGAGGACCTGGCCGGAACCGGCAGTCGGCCGGAGGCTGCGGCGGAAGCCGGGGAGCCGGTCGAGCCGCACATGCCGCGCGTGCTCGACCTGCTGGATGCCGATGGCATGATCGAACGGGAGGATCCGGGGACAGGCGACGAGCCGGCCGATCTGACCCGCGAGCCGCTTCTGTTCCCGGTCGGGCGCGATGCCTGGCTGCAGAACCTGGCGCGCGGCGACGAGGGCTTCGTGTTCGCCCTGGGCTATTCCACCCAGCGCGGCTTCGGGCGCACCCATCCGTTCGTGGGCGAGCTCCGGGTCGGTACGGTCGACCTGGTGGTGGAGCCGGAGGAGCTGGGCTTTCCCATCGTGATCGGCGAGCTGGAACTGACCGAGTGCGAGATGGTCAACCAGTTCCTGGGATCGAAGACGGAGGCGCCGAAGTTCACCCGCGGCTACGGGCTGTCGTTCGGCCACCAGGAGCGCAAGGCGATGGGCATGGCGCTGGTCGACCGGGCGCTGCGCAATGCCGAGGGCGGCGACGAGGTGGCGGCGCCGGCCATGGACCAGGAGTTCGTGCTCTACCATTCCGACAACGTGCAGGCGTCCGGCTTCGTCGAGCACCTGAAGCTGCCGCACTATGTCGATTTCCAGGGCGAGATGGAGACCATCCGCAAGATGCGCCGGGCAGCGGCCTCGGGCGACGCGGCGGAGGCAGCGGAATGA
- a CDS encoding prepilin peptidase produces MAGLAGACIGSFLATVARRWEQGAGAALRGRSACDQCGSTLGPIELLPVVGRMLLRGRCRHCGTRIPLTETTVEAASAGVAILAVLMAPTAWFWLVILGWLLVLLATIDHLHGILPDPLNTALLMTGLLAVLFDATAPAPIDALLGGAVGAGAFALVAFGYEALRGRAGLGGGDVKLLGALGVWVGLAGLPWIVLLAAASALVAAVATSGGRFEGSRAIRFGPWLAGAGFVVALVLR; encoded by the coding sequence GTGGCGGGTCTCGCCGGTGCCTGCATCGGGAGCTTTCTTGCCACGGTCGCCCGCCGATGGGAGCAGGGGGCGGGCGCGGCTCTTCGAGGCCGGTCCGCCTGCGACCAGTGCGGCTCGACCTTGGGACCCATTGAACTGCTGCCCGTGGTGGGGCGCATGCTCCTGCGCGGGCGCTGCCGCCATTGCGGGACCCGGATCCCGCTCACCGAGACGACCGTCGAGGCGGCGTCGGCGGGCGTCGCTATCCTCGCGGTGCTGATGGCGCCCACGGCCTGGTTCTGGCTGGTGATCCTCGGCTGGCTCCTGGTGCTGCTGGCCACGATCGACCATCTGCACGGCATCCTGCCCGACCCGCTGAACACAGCGCTCCTCATGACCGGGCTTCTGGCGGTGCTGTTCGATGCGACCGCACCTGCTCCTATTGACGCGCTTCTCGGTGGGGCCGTGGGCGCGGGAGCGTTCGCACTCGTGGCCTTCGGCTATGAGGCCCTGCGTGGACGGGCCGGCCTGGGCGGCGGCGACGTCAAGCTCCTGGGAGCCCTTGGGGTCTGGGTGGGGCTGGCCGGGCTGCCCTGGATCGTTCTGCTGGCCGCGGCCTCGGCACTGGTCGCGGCTGTTGCGACCAGCGGTGGCCGCTTCGAGGGGAGCCGCGCGATCCGCTTCGGACCCTGGCTTGCCGGAGCCGGGTTCGTCGTCGCACTCGTTCTGCGCTAG
- the corA gene encoding magnesium/cobalt transporter CorA, producing the protein MMRLYITTGSSIEVMQGTCDEALHDRIIWIDLHEPSPREVRFVEDMLQIDVPTRAEIVEIEASSRLYEETDAFFMTATMLCRADSESPELTPVTFILVGHRLVTLRYADPLPFRTAASQIHRNPLAWNSGEVVFVGLLEVIVDRLADILEAIGADLDAVSREVFTTDAKEAARRAKDYRQLLARVGRAGDMIGKSRESLVSLGRLVAFVTVAFKSKDRKSLQTRMKTVSRDVISLSDHASFLTNKVTFSLDAILGLVSIEQNGIIKIFSVAAVVFLPPTLVASIYGMNFEVMPELTLTYGYPMALGMMVLSAIMPYLYFKRKGWL; encoded by the coding sequence ATGATGCGCCTCTATATCACCACCGGCAGCTCGATCGAGGTCATGCAGGGCACTTGCGACGAGGCTCTGCATGACCGGATCATCTGGATCGACCTGCACGAGCCGTCGCCGCGCGAGGTGCGGTTCGTCGAGGACATGCTGCAGATCGACGTCCCGACCCGGGCAGAGATCGTCGAGATCGAAGCTTCGTCGCGCCTCTACGAAGAGACCGACGCATTCTTCATGACCGCAACCATGCTGTGCCGGGCCGACAGCGAGAGCCCGGAGCTCACGCCGGTCACCTTCATCCTGGTGGGCCACCGGCTGGTCACCCTGCGCTATGCCGATCCACTGCCGTTCCGCACGGCAGCCTCCCAGATCCACCGCAACCCGCTCGCCTGGAACTCGGGCGAGGTGGTGTTCGTCGGCTTGCTCGAGGTGATCGTCGATCGCCTGGCGGACATCCTGGAGGCCATCGGCGCCGACCTGGACGCGGTCAGCCGCGAGGTGTTCACCACCGACGCCAAGGAGGCTGCCCGGCGGGCCAAGGACTATCGGCAGCTGCTGGCGCGGGTGGGGCGTGCAGGTGACATGATCGGCAAGTCGCGGGAAAGCCTGGTCAGCCTGGGAAGGCTGGTGGCCTTCGTGACCGTCGCGTTCAAGTCCAAGGACCGCAAGAGCCTGCAGACCCGGATGAAGACCGTCAGCCGCGACGTGATCTCCCTGTCGGACCACGCCTCCTTCCTCACCAACAAGGTGACCTTCTCCCTCGATGCCATCCTGGGCCTCGTCTCGATCGAGCAGAACGGGATCATCAAGATCTTCTCGGTCGCAGCGGTCGTCTTCCTGCCGCCGACCCTGGTGGCGAGCATCTACGGGATGAACTTCGAGGTGATGCCGGAGCTGACCCTCACCTATGGCTACCCGATGGCGCTGGGCATGATGGTCCTGTCCGCCATCATGCCCTACCTCTACTTCAAGCGGAAAGGCTGGCTCTGA
- the phnH gene encoding phosphonate C-P lyase system protein PhnH, which yields MTSLAGGLADPVHDAQRQFRDLLHAMSHPGTVVPLRGMLPPAPAPLATATYALLLGLADHETRLWIDGEHRDARASLRFHTGAGWVQDPADASFAVVAEGGDLPPLDQFGQGDPDYPDRSSTVFLQVARFGHGQTLHLAGPGIDGRACLQVDGVPADFGAMLRANRSRFPQGVDLVLVAGATIACLPRSIQVEG from the coding sequence ATGACCAGCCTGGCAGGCGGACTGGCCGATCCAGTCCACGATGCGCAACGGCAGTTTCGTGATCTTCTTCACGCCATGAGCCATCCCGGAACGGTGGTGCCGCTCCGGGGCATGCTGCCGCCGGCTCCGGCCCCGCTCGCAACGGCGACCTATGCCCTGCTGCTGGGACTGGCGGACCACGAGACCAGGCTTTGGATCGACGGCGAGCATCGCGATGCACGCGCCTCGCTGCGTTTCCATACCGGCGCCGGCTGGGTGCAGGATCCGGCCGATGCGAGCTTCGCGGTGGTGGCGGAAGGAGGTGACCTGCCGCCCCTCGACCAGTTTGGTCAGGGCGATCCGGACTACCCGGACCGGAGCAGCACGGTGTTCTTGCAGGTGGCACGGTTCGGCCACGGCCAGACCCTGCATCTCGCCGGGCCGGGGATCGATGGCCGGGCGTGCCTGCAGGTCGACGGGGTTCCAGCGGATTTCGGCGCGATGCTGCGCGCCAACCGAAGCCGGTTCCCGCAGGGGGTCGACCTGGTGCTGGTGGCCGGAGCCACGATCGCCTGCCTGCCGCGCAGCATCCAGGTGGAGGGCTGA
- the phnG gene encoding phosphonate C-P lyase system protein PhnG, which translates to MASDPSTRARWLQALALANDQEMEAATAAFAVRPEAFETLRAPEVGLVMTRARAGGSGAPFNLGEATVTRSAVRSPDGMVGIGWVQGRRPRRSVQIARLDAVFQSAGSEQVMAVVRDMEAGLAERRAQVARKAAATRVDFITLVRGED; encoded by the coding sequence ATGGCTTCCGACCCCAGTACCCGCGCCCGCTGGCTCCAGGCGCTTGCCCTGGCGAATGACCAGGAAATGGAGGCGGCCACCGCCGCCTTCGCCGTCCGGCCCGAGGCGTTCGAGACGCTGCGCGCCCCGGAAGTCGGGCTGGTCATGACCCGAGCACGGGCAGGCGGAAGCGGCGCTCCCTTCAATCTCGGAGAAGCCACGGTCACCCGGAGCGCGGTGCGCTCCCCGGACGGGATGGTAGGCATCGGCTGGGTGCAAGGGCGGCGGCCCCGGCGCTCCGTTCAGATCGCCAGGCTGGACGCGGTGTTCCAGTCGGCTGGGAGCGAGCAGGTGATGGCCGTGGTTCGCGACATGGAAGCCGGGCTGGCCGAACGGCGGGCCCAGGTCGCGCGCAAGGCGGCGGCGACCCGGGTGGACTTCATCACCCTCGTGCGCGGGGAGGACTGA
- a CDS encoding alpha-D-ribose 1-methylphosphonate 5-phosphate C-P-lyase PhnJ, producing the protein MSVGYNFAYLDEQTKRMLRRAILKAVAIPGYQVPFASRDMPLPYGWGTGGIQVTAAVLGQDDVLKVIDQGADDTTNAVSIRAFFARTARVATTERTAEATIIQTRHRIPEEPLKPGQVLVYQVPIPEPLRFLEPRERETRRMHGLADYGGMHVKLYEDVARMGRITTSYAYPVMVAGRYVMDPSPIPKFDNPKMNRNAALQLFGAGREKRIYAIPPHTEVVSLDFEDHPFEVQSWDRPCGLCGATGSYLDEVVTDDQGGRLFCCSDTDFCRSRRDEAGAGGAQP; encoded by the coding sequence ATGAGCGTCGGCTACAACTTCGCCTACCTGGACGAGCAGACCAAGCGGATGCTGCGGCGGGCCATCCTCAAGGCGGTGGCGATCCCGGGCTACCAGGTGCCGTTCGCCAGCCGGGACATGCCGCTGCCCTATGGCTGGGGCACCGGCGGCATCCAGGTGACTGCCGCGGTGCTGGGCCAGGACGACGTGCTCAAGGTGATCGACCAGGGGGCGGACGACACCACCAACGCGGTGAGCATCCGGGCCTTCTTCGCCCGCACCGCCAGGGTCGCCACCACCGAGCGCACCGCCGAGGCCACGATCATCCAGACCCGACACCGGATCCCCGAGGAGCCGCTGAAGCCCGGGCAGGTCCTGGTCTACCAGGTGCCGATCCCCGAGCCGCTGCGGTTCTTGGAGCCGCGCGAGCGCGAGACTCGGCGGATGCATGGCCTTGCCGACTATGGCGGCATGCACGTGAAGCTCTACGAGGACGTGGCGCGCATGGGCCGGATCACGACCTCCTACGCCTACCCGGTCATGGTGGCGGGCCGCTACGTGATGGATCCGTCGCCGATCCCCAAGTTCGACAATCCCAAGATGAACCGGAACGCCGCCCTGCAGCTGTTCGGCGCCGGGCGGGAAAAACGGATCTACGCGATCCCGCCGCACACCGAGGTCGTCAGCCTCGACTTCGAGGACCATCCGTTCGAGGTGCAGAGCTGGGACAGGCCGTGCGGCCTGTGCGGCGCCACCGGGTCCTATCTCGACGAGGTGGTGACCGACGACCAGGGCGGCCGGCTGTTCTGCTGTTCCGACACCGATTTCTGCCGGTCGCGCCGGGACGAAGCCGGGGCAGGGGGAGCACAGCCATGA
- the phnF gene encoding phosphonate metabolism transcriptional regulator PhnF, with the protein MDRLARGQGVALWRQIEGVLEQSILQGSFAPSGRLPAEPELARRFGVNRHTVRQAVRALASRGILRIEQGRGTFVDMQPLDYSIGARTRFSSNLASRERLPSRVTLGIDEVELMGPTARALGLPEGSTGLRHRTLARADGTPVTLGTIYLPKARFPEAAASLAANPSVTALFTAAGHADYRRAWTRIGTRLPSPDEAQQLEQSRERPVLITEALDTSASGAPLAYNYTVWAGERVTLTVES; encoded by the coding sequence GTGGACCGACTTGCCCGGGGCCAGGGGGTTGCGCTTTGGCGGCAGATCGAAGGCGTGCTGGAGCAGTCCATCCTGCAGGGCAGCTTCGCGCCCTCCGGCCGCCTGCCTGCCGAGCCGGAACTGGCTCGACGCTTCGGGGTCAACCGGCACACTGTCCGCCAGGCCGTACGTGCTCTGGCAAGCCGGGGCATCCTGCGGATCGAGCAGGGGCGCGGCACCTTCGTCGACATGCAGCCGCTCGACTACTCCATCGGGGCGCGCACCCGGTTTTCCTCCAATCTTGCCAGTCGGGAACGCCTGCCTTCCCGGGTGACCCTTGGCATCGACGAGGTCGAGCTGATGGGGCCGACCGCCCGGGCGCTGGGGCTGCCGGAAGGTTCCACCGGCTTGCGTCACCGGACCCTCGCCCGTGCAGACGGTACCCCTGTTACCCTGGGGACCATCTACCTGCCAAAGGCCAGGTTCCCGGAGGCTGCCGCAAGCTTGGCCGCCAACCCGTCGGTCACGGCGCTGTTCACGGCCGCGGGGCATGCGGATTATCGCCGTGCCTGGACCAGGATCGGCACGAGGCTGCCGTCCCCTGACGAAGCGCAGCAGCTCGAGCAGTCGAGGGAACGGCCGGTGCTGATCACCGAGGCGCTGGACACGTCCGCGTCCGGTGCGCCGCTCGCCTACAACTATACGGTCTGGGCAGGCGAACGGGTGACGCTCACGGTCGAGTCGTGA